The genomic segment ACGTGGTCGTCGAGTTCATTCATCCCGTCGGCATAGAGGCCGTAGCCGGTCTTATCCTGGTACTTTGGCTGAAGCCGGGTCCACACATGCATCCGGGTCGAGTTATGCCAAATGAAGAACGGCTTCTTTTCTTTGACCGCGCGTTCCATGAAATCGAGCGTACCGGCGAGGAACTCCTCATCCACGGTCTCCATGCGCTTGCGCGTGATGGGCCCGGTGTCCTCGATGGTTTGCCTGCCGACTTTGCCGAAGCGGGGATCGACAGTGGTGTCATCGACGTCGGTCGCCTTTGTTTTCAGCGCCCCCCGCGGTCCGAATCGCTGTTTGAACGCCGGGTCCTTGGGATATTGCGGGTCCTCCGGCTCCTCTTCGGCGTTGAGGTGGTAGAGGTTGCCGAAGAACTCGTCAAACCCGTGCACCGTGGGCAGGAACTCGTTGCGGTCACCAAGATGGTTCTTGCCGAACTGGCCGGTGACGTAGCCTTGATTCTTGAGAAGATCGGCGATAGTAGGGTCCTGCGGCTGCAGTCCGAGCGCCGCGCCCGGAAGCCCCACCTTCAGCAATCCCGTGCGGAACGGGTGTTGCCCGGTGATGAAGGCGGCCCGGCCCGCAGTGCAGCTCTGCTGCCCGTAATAGTCTGTGAAGATGGCCCCCTCATGTGCGATCCGGTCGATGTTGGGCGTGCGGGAGCCCATCATCCCCATATTGTACGCGCTGATGTTGAACAAGCCGATGTCATCGCCAAAGATGACGAGGATGTTGGGCTTCTGATCTGCCGGAGCGCCCTGCGCGGTCGCCGCCACAGCAAAGAATGCGCCTGCAAACACGGCCAGCGCGCAGACCAATGCCGGGCGAAACGCAAAGACGAACCTCCTTCTAGTGTCTGTGTCCATAAGGCTTTTCCCTTCCCAGTTTACCGCCCTTTGCGGCGCGTTGCCCCGACGTTCGGTTTACCACCAATGGTGGACTTATTCGGGCTATGCACGCGCATCGGTGAATTGAAATCAGGTTCCTTTTGCGCCATTTTTGGGGGTAGCAAGATAGGTTTTCCGCTAACCGTCATGCTGACGGCGGCTTTCCTTCCCTCCTTTGCACCTGGCTGTCCTCCGCCGGACCTACGCCCGGCGACAGGAATGAAGAGCGCGCGCCTAGCGCCCTCCGGCCGTCTGTTGCAATGTCTCAAGCGCTTGGTCTATGCCGAAGCTTGCCGGCTTCTGGCGCGGCGGAAACTCCTTGAACGTCTCGATGAAGTTCATGATATAGGTCTGGGACGGGACCACAAGAAACGCGTGATCAAACGCCCAATCCCAATACGTGTTGGAAGTGATGTCTGCCCGTTCGTAGGGGTCGGCACGCAGGTCGAAGAGCTTGGACATGCGGAAATGCGTGAATGGCTCATTCCAAACGGCCATGGTGCCAGGCGTCGACTGTTCCGCGAAGACGAACTTCCAGTTCTCGTAGCGCAGGTTGAGCAATTCGCCATCGTCGCTGAAATAGAGAAACTCCCTGCGGGGACTCTTCGGTTCCTGGCCCGTGAGGAACGGCAGGAGGTTGTACCCATCGAGATGGACCTTGTAGGTGGTTCCACCGACGCTGCAACCTTCGAGCAACTTCTGTTTGACGCCGGGGTCGCCGGCGGCCGCGAGCAGGGTCGGCAGCCAGTCCAGGCCGCTGACGATCTCGTTGGAGACCGAATCGGGCTTTATGTGGCCCGGCCAGCGGATGAAGCACGGCACGCGAAATGCCCCTTCCCAGTTGGTGTTCTTCTCGCTGCGGAACGGCGTCGTCGCGGCATCCGGCCAGCTATTGGCGTGCGGGCCGTTGTCCGTCGTGTAGATGACGATGGTGTTGTTGGCGATGCCCAGGTCGTCGACGGCTCTTAGTAATGAACCCACCGTTCCGTCGTGCTCGATCATGCCGTCCGCATACTCGGTGAGAGCTGTCGCCCCCTTGGGACTGCGGTGCTCGGGGCGCACGTGGGTGCGAAAGTGCATCCGCGTGCTGTTGTACCAGCAGAAGAACGGCGTGTTTGCCTTGACCTGGCGTTGCATGAAATCAATCGCCGCGGCCGAGGTTTCGTCGTCAATCGTCTCCATCCGCTTGCGGGTGAGCGGGCCGGTGTCTTCGATGGTCTGCTTGCCGACTCTGCCGAAGCGCGGGTCCTCGGTTGGGTCGTTCTTGTCCGTCGCCTTGCAGCGCAGCACTCCCCTGGGACCAAACATCTGGCGAAACTTCGGCTCCTGCGGGTAGTTGAAGAGTTCCGGCTCTTCTTCCGCGTTAAGGTGGTAGAGGTTGCCGAAGAACTCATCGAAGCCGTGCACCGTGGGCAAGTACTCGTTGCGGTCGCCGAGATGGTTCTTGCCGAATTGCCCCGTAGCATAGCCGAGCGGCTTGAGTAATTCGGCAATCGTCGGGTCTTCTTTGCTCAGCCCGACTGTCGCGGCGGGCAACCCGACCTTGCTCAGACCGGTGCGAAAGACACACTGGCCGGTGATGAACGAGGACCGCCCGGCCGTGCAGCTCTGCTCCGCGTAGTAATCGGTGAACAGAAGACCTTCCTCGGCGATGCGGTCGATGTTGGGCGTGCGGTAGCCCATCAGGCCTTTGGTGAAGATGCTGATGTTGGCCTGCCCGATGTCGTCGCCAAAAATGACCAGTATGTTGGGTTTGGCCGCGCCGACGCTTGCGGGAGGGCTCTCGGCCGCCCATGCTGGCGTTGCCAAGGTTAGAACGCCCGCCGTCAGAACGAAGAACGCGCCGGCCATCAGAGCCAGTACATCGACCAAAGCACTTCGCCATGCGTCGACAGGCCTGCATCTCGAATCTGCTCTCATGTATGTTTCTCCTCCCCTATAACAGCCGCATATGGACCGTCGCGGGAAACTTGCGTTCCCGCCGGTGCCTTCCTCGCGCCGCCTGTGGTTTCACACAACTCCCGCCCTCACCAGAGTTCCGAAGTGCACCTCGCGCGGGGTTTCCCGACCTGCAATGCCTTCATTTCCGGCCTTGCATAAGTCGTTCCCTACTATTTGATTAGTAAAACAGGCGCAGCGCAAAAAAGTCAATACACATCTTCAATCCCTACGGCTGTGCGGGTCGAAGTGGTTTGACGGGTACCGGGGCGTGAAACCTCACGCTTGAAGGCACGGGAAAGGCACGAAAATTGCTTATCTCAGGGTTGGGAGGGCGTGGCCGCCTGTACGGTATCCTTGACGGGGGGGAGCCGGTACCATACGCCTTCGAGCTCGAAGATAACCTCTTCCTGGAACGCTGCAATCTCAGCCAGAGACGGGTCTTTAGCGAT from the Candidatus Hydrogenedentota bacterium genome contains:
- a CDS encoding arylsulfatase → MDTDTRRRFVFAFRPALVCALAVFAGAFFAVAATAQGAPADQKPNILVIFGDDIGLFNISAYNMGMMGSRTPNIDRIAHEGAIFTDYYGQQSCTAGRAAFITGQHPFRTGLLKVGLPGAALGLQPQDPTIADLLKNQGYVTGQFGKNHLGDRNEFLPTVHGFDEFFGNLYHLNAEEEPEDPQYPKDPAFKQRFGPRGALKTKATDVDDTTVDPRFGKVGRQTIEDTGPITRKRMETVDEEFLAGTLDFMERAVKEKKPFFIWHNSTRMHVWTRLQPKYQDKTGYGLYADGMNELDDHVGILLKKIDDLGIADNTIVIFTTDNGAEKFSWPDGGATPFRGEKGSTWEGGMRVPCVVRWPGVVKPGTVINDIVSHEDWAVTLAAAAGEPDVKEKLLQGYTANGKPFKVHLDGYDQRALLAGTGPSARNEIFYFDDNGNLNAVRVRDWKAHFALSGDWLSGGPVLPQSFPKIVNLRMDPLEDHVLFNADNSPMAMRWMADKCWAFVPMQAVVGKFLQTFQEFPQRQKSASFNIDQVVQQLEQGSGAGK
- a CDS encoding arylsulfatase, translated to MRADSRCRPVDAWRSALVDVLALMAGAFFVLTAGVLTLATPAWAAESPPASVGAAKPNILVIFGDDIGQANISIFTKGLMGYRTPNIDRIAEEGLLFTDYYAEQSCTAGRSSFITGQCVFRTGLSKVGLPAATVGLSKEDPTIAELLKPLGYATGQFGKNHLGDRNEYLPTVHGFDEFFGNLYHLNAEEEPELFNYPQEPKFRQMFGPRGVLRCKATDKNDPTEDPRFGRVGKQTIEDTGPLTRKRMETIDDETSAAAIDFMQRQVKANTPFFCWYNSTRMHFRTHVRPEHRSPKGATALTEYADGMIEHDGTVGSLLRAVDDLGIANNTIVIYTTDNGPHANSWPDAATTPFRSEKNTNWEGAFRVPCFIRWPGHIKPDSVSNEIVSGLDWLPTLLAAAGDPGVKQKLLEGCSVGGTTYKVHLDGYNLLPFLTGQEPKSPRREFLYFSDDGELLNLRYENWKFVFAEQSTPGTMAVWNEPFTHFRMSKLFDLRADPYERADITSNTYWDWAFDHAFLVVPSQTYIMNFIETFKEFPPRQKPASFGIDQALETLQQTAGGR